One stretch of Eupeodes corollae chromosome 2, idEupCoro1.1, whole genome shotgun sequence DNA includes these proteins:
- the LOC129946626 gene encoding flexible cuticle protein 12-like, giving the protein MKFVIVFAAFVAVALAAPLDNSQDAQILRYDNDNIGVDGYNYAVETSDGKSVSEQGQLKNVGTEQEALSVRGQFSYVGDDGVTYTVSYIADENGFQPSGAHIPQAA; this is encoded by the exons ATGAAATTCGTCATTGTATTCGCTGCTTTCGTTGCTGTGGCTTTGGCTGCTCCTTTGGACAATTCTCAGGATGCTCAAATCCTTCGTTATGACAACGATAATATTGGAGTTGATGGATACAATTATGC TGTTGAGACCAGCGATGGTAAATCTGTCAGCGAACAAGGACAATTGAAGAATGTCGGAACCGAACAAGAAGCCCTCTCAGTTCGTGGTCAATTCAGCTATGTCGGAGATGATGGTGTCACTTACACTGTTAGCTATATCGCTGATGAGAACGGTTTCCAGCCCAGCGGTGCCCATATTCCACAAGCAGCTTAA